In Janthinobacterium rivuli, a single genomic region encodes these proteins:
- a CDS encoding helix-turn-helix transcriptional regulator, with amino-acid sequence MIARQLLFLFSALGAINGIFLAVYFFSRRPRCLADCMLGALLLAVGVRTAKSAFLYFNPAIAIEFRQLGLSACLLIGPLTYLYVRAFLAGRAQLPAGQQWRWHLGLSFLIIGIGVAFPYSAYRSVWNLSSHAIHVFWLGYLLASAGLLWQGRRTWWNDGQRMATSSVLLLSVFAGSCVMLAAYASTPFTSYIVGALSFTFSLHVAFMLFLLRKESLTPAEPKPKYQHSRLTQDDALAVLAALEQQMSGQQSYLNPNLTLAQLAKRAGCTQAQVSQVLNDKLGKSFTTYVNEYRIAEAKQVLTGEPQLNMDTVAERCGFNSSSTFYSTFKKVAGQTPASFRAQSSQAAGAISA; translated from the coding sequence ATGATCGCTCGCCAATTGCTGTTCCTGTTTAGCGCCCTCGGCGCCATCAACGGCATTTTCCTGGCCGTCTATTTTTTCAGCCGCCGGCCTCGCTGTCTGGCCGACTGCATGCTCGGTGCATTGCTGCTGGCCGTCGGGGTGCGCACCGCCAAATCCGCCTTTCTCTACTTCAACCCTGCGATCGCCATCGAGTTCCGCCAGCTGGGCCTGTCGGCCTGCCTGCTGATCGGTCCCTTGACCTATCTGTATGTGCGCGCTTTTCTGGCCGGGCGCGCGCAACTGCCTGCCGGACAACAATGGCGCTGGCATCTGGGTCTGTCCTTCCTGATCATTGGCATTGGCGTTGCTTTTCCGTATTCGGCGTATCGTTCTGTGTGGAACTTGTCTAGCCATGCGATTCATGTGTTCTGGCTGGGCTACCTGCTGGCGAGCGCCGGGCTGCTCTGGCAAGGCCGCCGCACGTGGTGGAACGACGGACAGCGGATGGCGACCAGCAGCGTGCTCCTGCTGAGCGTCTTTGCAGGCAGCTGTGTCATGCTGGCGGCGTACGCGAGCACGCCGTTCACGTCCTATATTGTCGGCGCCTTGTCGTTCACCTTCTCGCTGCATGTCGCGTTCATGCTCTTTTTGCTGAGAAAGGAAAGCTTGACGCCTGCCGAGCCAAAGCCAAAGTACCAGCATAGCCGCCTGACGCAAGACGATGCGCTTGCCGTGCTCGCTGCGCTGGAACAACAGATGAGCGGGCAACAATCCTATCTGAACCCGAATCTGACTTTGGCCCAACTGGCCAAGCGGGCCGGATGCACGCAGGCGCAGGTGTCGCAGGTACTCAATGACAAGCTGGGCAAGAGCTTCACCACCTACGTCAACGAATACCGTATCGCCGAAGCAAAACAGGTATTGACCGGCGAGCCGCAACTGAATATGGATACCGTCGCCGAGCGCTGCGGGTTCAATTCCAGTTCCACGTTCTACTCGACCTTCAAGAAAGTTGCTGGGCAGACGCCCGCCAGCTTCCGCGCCCAATCCAGCCAGGCGGCCGGGGCCATTTCCGCGTAA
- a CDS encoding nuclear transport factor 2 family protein, giving the protein MIQFLLRTILACCLLSITAVGTAATADQDEHAIRETVRLYLHGTSFNVQEEINQAFHANSRLYLDGKDNTEWQLSGPEYAKLFSEEKKGQFNGRHGRLLKVEVSGKVATAKAEIHIPQQGVRYVDVFLLKKIAGNWKIVSKSADREPAAPRQARKVLLVVSNVHEYPGTKINAGNNFPELAYTYDVFRKAGYTVDFVSPEGGAIPLEMIVTSDALLKKYLYDSDFMWALAHTRPVAEVRADEYAGMAFVGGGAAIVGIPDNKPLQDIALRIYEQQGGVIAAICHGTEGIKNLKLSDGTFLIQGKTLTSFPDAYLNKESPVYKAYPFSAEASIKGHGGIFRHGANGQSHVEVDGRLVTGMSWESSVGVAESMIRLLEQ; this is encoded by the coding sequence ATGATTCAGTTTTTATTGCGAACGATACTCGCCTGTTGCTTGCTCAGCATCACCGCCGTCGGCACCGCCGCCACCGCGGACCAGGACGAACACGCCATCCGGGAAACCGTGCGCTTGTATTTGCATGGCACCAGCTTCAACGTGCAGGAAGAGATCAACCAGGCCTTCCATGCAAATTCACGCCTGTACCTGGACGGCAAAGATAATACGGAATGGCAGTTGAGCGGTCCGGAATACGCCAAACTCTTTAGCGAGGAGAAAAAAGGGCAATTCAATGGACGCCACGGGCGGCTGCTCAAGGTGGAGGTGAGCGGCAAGGTGGCCACCGCCAAGGCGGAGATCCACATTCCCCAGCAAGGGGTGCGCTATGTGGATGTCTTTCTGTTGAAAAAGATCGCGGGCAACTGGAAGATCGTCAGCAAGTCGGCCGATCGCGAGCCGGCAGCCCCGCGCCAGGCACGCAAGGTGCTGCTGGTCGTGTCGAATGTGCATGAATATCCAGGCACAAAAATCAACGCTGGCAATAATTTTCCCGAGCTTGCCTATACCTATGATGTCTTTCGCAAAGCAGGGTACACGGTCGACTTTGTCAGTCCCGAGGGGGGCGCCATTCCCCTGGAAATGATCGTCACGTCGGACGCGCTGCTCAAGAAGTATCTGTACGACAGTGATTTCATGTGGGCACTGGCCCATACCAGGCCCGTCGCCGAGGTCAGGGCGGACGAGTATGCGGGCATGGCTTTCGTCGGCGGCGGCGCGGCCATCGTCGGCATCCCGGACAACAAGCCGCTGCAGGACATCGCCTTGCGTATCTACGAACAACAGGGCGGGGTGATCGCGGCCATCTGCCATGGCACCGAGGGCATCAAGAACCTGAAGCTCAGCGACGGTACTTTCCTGATCCAGGGCAAGACGCTCACCTCCTTCCCCGATGCGTATCTCAACAAGGAATCTCCGGTCTACAAGGCTTATCCCTTTTCGGCGGAAGCCAGCATCAAGGGCCATGGCGGCATCTTCAGGCACGGCGCCAACGGACAGAGCCACGTCGAGGTCGATGGCCGGCTGGTGACCGGCATGAGCTGGGAGTCGTCCGTCGGCGTGGCGGAATCCATGATCCGCCTGCTCGAACAGTAG
- a CDS encoding GntR family transcriptional regulator: MSQTSVELKVDLNDNSPLYMQIARKLSDDVRNGRYQVDQALPSERTLSELLDVSRVTARKAIDQLVEQGLVVRRRGSGNYIAPRIEQPLSNLSSFSEQLQQRGYRPGSRWLKREVVIASSDEQLSLGLAQNTKVARLERLRLADDVVMAYEVSVLPFSVVPDPAAMGDSLYEYLSSIKKAPVRALQHIRAMNATDVLAKQLGIPDGQAVLFITRIAYLETGEAVELTHSYCRSDHYDFVAEMRRAP; encoded by the coding sequence ATGAGCCAGACCAGCGTAGAACTCAAGGTCGATTTAAATGACAATTCGCCTTTATATATGCAGATCGCCCGCAAGCTGAGCGATGACGTACGCAACGGCCGCTACCAGGTAGACCAGGCCCTGCCATCCGAACGTACCCTGTCCGAACTGCTTGACGTATCGCGCGTGACTGCCCGCAAGGCCATCGACCAGCTCGTCGAGCAAGGCCTCGTCGTGCGCCGCCGTGGTTCGGGCAACTATATTGCCCCGCGCATCGAGCAGCCGCTGTCGAACCTGTCGAGCTTTTCCGAGCAGTTGCAGCAGCGCGGCTACCGTCCCGGCTCGCGCTGGCTCAAGCGCGAAGTCGTCATCGCCAGCAGCGATGAACAGCTGAGCCTGGGCCTGGCGCAGAACACGAAGGTGGCGCGCCTCGAGCGCTTGCGCCTGGCTGACGATGTCGTGATGGCGTATGAGGTGAGCGTGCTGCCCTTCAGCGTGGTGCCGGACCCGGCCGCCATGGGCGACTCGCTGTATGAATACTTGAGCAGCATCAAGAAGGCCCCCGTGCGCGCCTTGCAGCACATCCGCGCCATGAATGCGACGGACGTGCTGGCCAAGCAACTGGGCATCCCCGATGGCCAGGCCGTGCTGTTCATCACGCGCATCGCCTACCTGGAGACGGGCGAAGCGGTGGAACTGACGCATTCGTATTGCCGCAGCGATCATTACGATTTTGTGGCGGAAATGCGCCGCGCTCCATAA
- a CDS encoding D-amino acid dehydrogenase produces the protein MLPHHGSATQRGNMQQHVIIIGGGVVGLTSAWWLAEAGYKVTVLERNEQVAVAASYRNGGQLSYRYVAPLADAGVPFKALQWLLQKDGPLRFRPEADWRQWRWMASFLRNCNSASNARTTAKLLELGELSRAGMAQLELTVPPEAYARRDAGKLIVYRSPAIFQRAVARPESEEAHVVLSPTEAVQREPALAALQDSLAGGIFTPGEAVADCHAFCLALEARLLQHPNCSLILKGEARRLVTHKGRITGVDTSLGLLQADHYVLAAGIQSRDLAATAGIYLPLYPLKGYSLTAPIRAQDRAPEISITDFERKVLYARIGGDLRVAAMVDMVGADNSIDWNRIAGLTRLAREAMPHGADYDQATAWAGLRPATPNSAPLVGASKVANLWLNVGHGPLGFTFAAGTARILADLMAGKAPPFALDFLSPKK, from the coding sequence ATGCTCCCGCACCATGGGAGCGCAACGCAGCGAGGCAACATGCAGCAACACGTCATCATCATCGGCGGCGGCGTCGTCGGTCTGACATCGGCCTGGTGGCTGGCCGAGGCCGGCTACAAGGTCACGGTACTGGAGCGCAATGAACAGGTGGCGGTCGCCGCCAGCTACCGCAATGGCGGCCAGCTCAGCTATCGCTATGTGGCCCCGCTGGCGGACGCGGGCGTGCCCTTCAAGGCCCTGCAATGGCTGCTGCAGAAAGATGGTCCGCTGCGCTTCCGTCCCGAGGCCGACTGGCGCCAATGGCGCTGGATGGCCAGTTTCCTGCGCAATTGCAACAGCGCCAGCAACGCCCGCACGACGGCCAAGCTGCTGGAATTAGGCGAACTGAGCCGCGCCGGCATGGCCCAGCTGGAATTGACCGTGCCGCCGGAAGCGTATGCGCGCCGCGATGCGGGCAAACTCATCGTCTACCGCTCGCCGGCGATTTTTCAGCGGGCCGTGGCGCGGCCCGAGTCGGAAGAGGCGCACGTCGTCTTGTCGCCGACGGAGGCGGTACAGCGCGAACCGGCGCTGGCCGCCTTGCAGGATTCCCTGGCGGGCGGCATTTTTACGCCCGGCGAAGCGGTGGCCGATTGCCACGCCTTTTGCCTGGCACTGGAAGCGCGCCTGCTGCAGCACCCGAATTGTTCGCTCATATTAAAAGGCGAGGCGCGCCGCCTCGTCACGCACAAGGGCAGGATCACGGGCGTCGACACCAGCCTGGGCCTGTTGCAGGCAGATCACTATGTGCTGGCGGCGGGCATCCAGAGCCGCGACCTGGCCGCCACGGCAGGCATCTATCTGCCCCTGTACCCGCTGAAAGGCTACAGCCTGACGGCGCCCATCCGCGCGCAAGACCGGGCGCCCGAGATCAGCATCACGGATTTTGAGCGCAAGGTGCTGTATGCGCGCATTGGTGGCGACCTGCGCGTGGCCGCCATGGTCGACATGGTGGGCGCCGACAACAGCATCGATTGGAACCGCATCGCGGGCCTGACGCGGCTGGCGCGCGAAGCCATGCCGCACGGCGCCGATTACGACCAGGCCACGGCCTGGGCCGGTTTGCGTCCCGCCACGCCGAACAGCGCGCCGCTGGTGGGCGCCAGCAAAGTGGCCAACTTGTGGCTCAATGTGGGCCATGGCCCGCTGGGCTTTACCTTTGCCGCCGGCACGGCGCGCATCCTGGCCGACCTGATGGCCGGCAAGGCGCCGCCGTTCGCGCTGGACTTCCTCAGTCCGAAAAAATAG
- a CDS encoding YchJ family protein → MPTLSTSAACPCGGASYASCCGPYIAGDALPPTAETLMRSRYTAFTLRDEAYLLATWHASTRPTDALFAEEEKVHWLGLEVKSALRLRQRKAVSADQAEEIHRDSVEFVARYKVNGRAHRLHEVSRFVREAGDGGALRWFYLDGSFPE, encoded by the coding sequence ATGCCCACACTCTCGACATCTGCCGCCTGCCCCTGTGGCGGCGCCTCCTACGCCAGCTGCTGCGGCCCCTATATCGCGGGCGACGCCTTGCCGCCCACAGCCGAAACGCTGATGCGTTCGCGCTACACGGCGTTCACCTTGCGCGACGAAGCGTATCTGCTTGCCACCTGGCATGCCAGCACCCGTCCCACCGATGCTTTATTTGCCGAAGAAGAAAAAGTCCACTGGCTGGGACTTGAGGTAAAATCTGCTTTACGTTTACGTCAACGTAAAGCAGTATCAGCAGATCAAGCCGAAGAGATACACCGCGACAGCGTCGAATTCGTGGCCCGCTACAAGGTCAACGGCCGCGCGCACCGCCTGCATGAAGTGAGCCGCTTCGTGCGTGAAGCTGGTGACGGCGGCGCCCTGCGCTGGTTTTATCTCGACGGCAGTTTTCCCGAATAG
- a CDS encoding carboxyl transferase domain-containing protein — MPHIESKLNPRSEDFKANAAAMQAIVDDLRDKVEKIAAGGGEAAAAKHLARGKLLPRDRVQMLLDPGTPFLEFSQMAAYAMYQDAKGVDAAPSAGIITGIGRVSGQECVIVCNDATVKGGTYYPMTVKKHLRAQEIADQNNLPCIYLVDSGGANLPNQDDVFPDRDHFGRIFYNQANLSAKGIPQIAVVMGSCTAGGAYVPAMSDESIIVKEQGTIFLGGPPLVKAATGEVVTAEDLGGGDVHTRLSGVVDHLAQNDLHALSLARTIVSNLNRQKPQQMDLRASVEPKYPTQELYGVIPVDTRKPFDVREVIARIVDGSDFDEFKARYGTTLICGFAHIYGVKVGIIANNGILFSESALKGTHFIELCCQRKIPLVFLQNITGFMVGRKYENEGIARNGAKMVTAVATAAVPKFTVIIGGSFGAGNYGMCGRAFSPRFMWMWPNARISVMGGDQAASVLATVKRDGIEGKGGQWSADEEAAFKQPIKDQYEHQGHPYYATARLWDDGVIDPADTRMVLGLGLSAALNAEIPDTKFGVFRM, encoded by the coding sequence ATGCCGCACATCGAAAGCAAACTCAATCCGCGCAGTGAAGATTTCAAGGCCAATGCCGCGGCCATGCAAGCCATCGTCGACGATTTGCGCGACAAGGTGGAAAAGATCGCGGCCGGCGGCGGCGAGGCGGCCGCCGCCAAGCACCTGGCGCGCGGCAAACTGCTGCCACGCGACCGCGTACAGATGCTGCTCGATCCCGGCACGCCTTTCCTCGAGTTTTCCCAGATGGCGGCTTACGCCATGTACCAGGACGCCAAGGGCGTCGATGCGGCGCCTTCCGCCGGCATCATCACCGGCATCGGCCGCGTCTCGGGCCAGGAATGCGTCATCGTGTGTAACGACGCTACCGTCAAGGGCGGCACGTATTACCCGATGACGGTGAAAAAACACTTGCGCGCCCAGGAAATCGCCGACCAGAACAACCTGCCGTGCATTTACCTGGTCGACTCGGGCGGCGCCAATCTGCCGAACCAGGACGACGTCTTCCCCGACCGCGACCATTTCGGCCGCATCTTCTACAACCAGGCGAATCTGTCGGCCAAAGGCATCCCGCAGATCGCCGTCGTGATGGGTTCTTGCACGGCCGGCGGCGCCTACGTGCCGGCCATGAGCGACGAGTCGATCATCGTCAAGGAGCAGGGCACGATTTTCCTCGGCGGCCCGCCGCTGGTCAAAGCGGCGACAGGTGAAGTCGTAACGGCAGAAGACCTCGGTGGCGGCGACGTGCATACGCGCTTGTCCGGCGTGGTCGACCACCTGGCGCAAAACGATTTGCATGCGCTGTCGCTGGCGCGCACCATCGTCTCGAACCTGAACCGTCAAAAACCGCAGCAGATGGACTTGCGCGCATCCGTCGAACCGAAATACCCGACGCAGGAATTGTATGGCGTGATCCCCGTCGATACGCGCAAACCGTTCGACGTGCGCGAAGTGATCGCGCGCATCGTCGACGGCAGCGATTTCGACGAATTCAAGGCCCGCTACGGCACCACGCTGATCTGCGGCTTTGCGCACATCTATGGCGTCAAAGTCGGCATCATCGCCAATAACGGCATCTTGTTCTCCGAATCGGCCCTGAAAGGCACGCATTTCATCGAGTTATGCTGCCAGCGCAAGATCCCGCTCGTGTTTTTGCAAAACATCACTGGCTTCATGGTGGGCCGCAAATACGAAAACGAAGGCATCGCCCGCAATGGCGCCAAGATGGTGACGGCTGTCGCGACGGCCGCCGTGCCGAAATTCACCGTCATCATCGGCGGCAGCTTCGGCGCCGGTAATTACGGCATGTGCGGCCGCGCGTTTTCTCCGCGCTTCATGTGGATGTGGCCGAATGCGCGCATCTCCGTCATGGGCGGAGACCAGGCCGCTTCCGTGCTGGCGACCGTCAAGCGCGACGGCATCGAAGGCAAGGGCGGGCAGTGGAGCGCGGACGAGGAAGCGGCCTTCAAGCAGCCGATCAAGGATCAATACGAACACCAGGGCCACCCGTACTACGCCACCGCGCGCCTGTGGGACGACGGCGTGATCGACCCGGCCGACACCCGCATGGTGCTGGGCCTGGGCCTGTCGGCCGCGCTCAACGCGGAAATCCCGGACACGAAGTTCGGCGTATTCCGCATGTAA
- a CDS encoding enoyl-CoA hydratase/isomerase family protein — MEFETLKLVIEGNVATVTLNRPDVRNAFNETTIAELARAFEGLGRSDMVRAIVLAANGAAFCAGADLNWMKKMAGYTHAENQADALQLAQMLRTIYLCPKPVVAKVQGDCYAGGMGLVAACDIILAAEDVHFCLSEVRLGLIPATISPYVIKAMGENAARRYFLTAERFSAQEALRIGFAHEVVEASALDAKTFDVLKALTGNSPHAVAQAKTLVREIAGQPVNDALLADTAERIAQIRASEQGREGVQSFLDKRKPSWLMG; from the coding sequence ATGGAATTTGAAACCTTAAAGCTGGTCATCGAGGGCAACGTCGCCACCGTGACCCTGAACCGCCCTGACGTGCGCAACGCCTTCAACGAGACGACGATCGCCGAACTGGCGCGCGCCTTCGAGGGCCTGGGGCGCAGCGACATGGTGCGCGCCATCGTGCTGGCGGCCAATGGCGCGGCCTTCTGCGCCGGTGCGGACTTGAACTGGATGAAGAAGATGGCAGGCTACACGCATGCCGAAAACCAGGCCGACGCGCTGCAGCTGGCGCAGATGCTGCGCACGATTTACCTGTGTCCCAAGCCCGTCGTGGCGAAGGTCCAGGGCGACTGTTATGCGGGCGGCATGGGCCTCGTCGCCGCATGCGATATCATTCTGGCTGCGGAAGACGTGCATTTCTGCCTGAGCGAAGTGCGGCTGGGCCTGATCCCGGCCACTATTTCACCGTATGTCATCAAGGCCATGGGCGAAAACGCGGCACGCCGCTATTTCCTGACCGCGGAGCGATTCTCCGCGCAAGAGGCGCTGCGCATCGGCTTTGCCCACGAGGTAGTCGAGGCAAGCGCGCTGGACGCGAAAACCTTTGACGTGCTCAAGGCGCTGACGGGCAACAGCCCGCACGCCGTGGCGCAAGCGAAAACGCTGGTGCGCGAGATCGCTGGCCAGCCGGTCAACGATGCGCTGCTGGCGGATACCGCCGAGCGCATCGCGCAGATCCGCGCGTCGGAACAGGGCCGCGAAGGCGTGCAGTCGTTTCTCGACAAGCGCAAGCCGAGCTGGCTCATGGGCTAG
- the bioA gene encoding adenosylmethionine--8-amino-7-oxononanoate transaminase, whose translation MKAEKQSGWVERSLRSVWHPCTQMQHHETVPLIPVSHGRGAWLYDHEGRRYLDAISSWWVNLFGHANPRINAELKDQLDRLEHAMLAGFTHEPVIELSEKLSALTGGVLGHSFYASDGASAVEIALKMSFHAWRNSGKSEKQEFVCLKGSYHGETIGALAVTDVALFKDAYGPLLRATQTVMSPDFRQAAKGETAADVARRTAAEVEQLFQQKADKIAAIIIEPLVQCATGMAMHDPLYLSLVRALCDRYQVHLILDEIAVGCGRTGTFFACEQAGIWPDFVCLSKGISGGYLPLSLVMTREDIYQAFYSTDVRRGFLHSHSYTGNPLACRAALATLSIFEEDDVLAANRGRAEKITRALAPLAQHERVKHFRQQGMIWAFDAVDAAPDFSRRFFSTALEHELLMRPIGSTVYLMPPYILDDEEIAGLGQQTLAVFNHVIGA comes from the coding sequence TTGAAAGCAGAAAAACAATCGGGCTGGGTCGAACGCAGTCTGCGCAGCGTGTGGCATCCGTGCACGCAAATGCAGCACCACGAGACTGTACCGCTCATCCCCGTCAGCCATGGCCGCGGCGCCTGGCTGTATGACCACGAAGGCCGACGCTACCTGGACGCCATCAGCTCCTGGTGGGTGAACCTGTTCGGCCATGCGAATCCGCGCATCAATGCGGAACTCAAGGACCAGCTGGACCGGCTGGAACACGCGATGCTGGCCGGTTTCACGCATGAACCGGTGATCGAACTGTCGGAAAAGCTCTCTGCGCTCACCGGCGGCGTGCTTGGCCACAGCTTTTACGCGTCCGACGGGGCATCGGCCGTGGAAATCGCCCTGAAAATGAGTTTTCACGCCTGGCGCAACAGCGGCAAGAGTGAAAAGCAGGAATTCGTCTGCCTGAAGGGCAGCTACCACGGCGAAACCATCGGCGCCCTGGCCGTCACGGACGTCGCCCTGTTCAAGGATGCCTACGGCCCCCTGCTGCGCGCCACCCAGACGGTGATGTCGCCCGACTTCCGCCAGGCGGCCAAAGGTGAAACGGCTGCAGATGTGGCGCGCCGCACGGCCGCCGAAGTCGAGCAACTGTTCCAGCAAAAAGCCGACAAGATCGCCGCCATCATCATCGAACCATTGGTCCAATGCGCCACCGGCATGGCCATGCACGACCCCTTATACCTGTCGCTGGTGCGCGCCCTGTGCGACCGTTATCAAGTCCATTTGATCCTCGATGAAATCGCCGTCGGCTGCGGCCGCACGGGCACCTTCTTTGCGTGCGAACAGGCCGGCATCTGGCCCGATTTCGTCTGTCTGTCGAAGGGCATCAGCGGCGGCTATTTGCCTCTGTCTCTCGTAATGACGCGCGAAGACATTTACCAGGCCTTCTACAGCACCGATGTGCGCCGCGGCTTTTTGCATTCGCACTCGTACACGGGCAATCCGCTGGCCTGCCGCGCGGCGCTGGCGACCCTGTCGATCTTCGAGGAAGACGATGTACTGGCGGCCAACCGGGGGCGCGCCGAGAAAATCACGCGCGCGCTGGCGCCGCTGGCGCAGCACGAGCGCGTAAAACACTTCCGCCAGCAGGGCATGATCTGGGCCTTCGATGCGGTGGACGCGGCGCCCGATTTTTCGCGCCGTTTCTTCAGCACGGCGCTGGAACATGAACTGCTGATGCGCCCCATCGGCTCCACCGTCTACCTGATGCCGCCGTACATCCTCGACGACGAGGAAATCGCGGGCCTGGGCCAGCAGACCCTGGCCGTCTTCAATCATGTGATCGGGGCCTGA
- the bioF gene encoding 8-amino-7-oxononanoate synthase, with the protein MELIARLQQQLQGLEERSLIRRRRTVDTPCAPRLTVDGRAMLAFCSNDYLGLASHPRIVAALKEGADLYGAGSGASHLISGHSRAHAQLEERLAAFVGANLEQARALYFCTGYMANLAVLTALSAGDPEAEIFSEALNHASLIDGTRLARVKTRVYPHADLDALAALLAASTAQTKIVVTDSVFSMDGDLAPLPALLALCEQYGAWLVVDDAHGFGALGANGRGALEHFNLRSPYLVYVGTLGKSAGVGGAFVCAHEAVIDTLIQKARPYIFTTAAAPALAHALLASLDIIAGDEGKQRRAHLAALVGQWNDGLLLQRWQALPSVTAIQPVIIGENADMLAVAAQLYQQGLWVGAIRPPTVPVGTARLRVTLSAGHTAQEVAQLINAVNTLERTRHEP; encoded by the coding sequence ATGGAACTGATCGCGCGATTACAACAGCAGCTGCAAGGGCTGGAAGAACGCAGCCTGATCCGCCGCCGCCGCACCGTCGACACGCCGTGCGCGCCACGCCTGACGGTCGATGGCCGCGCCATGCTGGCCTTTTGCAGCAATGACTACCTGGGCCTGGCGTCGCATCCGCGCATCGTCGCCGCGCTGAAAGAGGGCGCCGACCTGTATGGCGCAGGCAGCGGCGCTTCGCACCTGATCAGCGGCCATAGCCGCGCGCACGCGCAGCTGGAAGAACGGCTGGCCGCTTTCGTGGGCGCCAACCTGGAACAGGCGCGCGCCCTGTATTTCTGCACCGGCTACATGGCCAACCTGGCCGTGCTGACGGCCTTGTCGGCGGGCGATCCGGAAGCGGAGATTTTTTCGGAAGCGCTGAACCACGCTTCGCTGATCGACGGCACGCGCCTGGCCCGCGTCAAGACGCGCGTGTATCCGCACGCCGACCTCGATGCCCTGGCGGCACTGCTGGCGGCCAGCACGGCACAGACGAAAATCGTCGTCACCGACAGCGTCTTCAGCATGGATGGCGACCTGGCGCCGCTGCCCGCGCTGCTGGCCCTGTGCGAGCAGTACGGCGCCTGGCTGGTGGTCGACGACGCGCACGGCTTCGGCGCGCTGGGCGCCAATGGCCGTGGCGCGCTCGAACATTTCAATCTGCGTTCCCCTTACCTCGTGTATGTGGGCACCCTGGGCAAATCGGCCGGCGTGGGCGGCGCCTTTGTGTGCGCGCACGAAGCCGTGATCGACACCCTGATCCAGAAGGCGCGTCCTTACATCTTCACGACGGCGGCCGCGCCCGCGCTCGCGCATGCGCTGCTGGCCAGCCTGGACATCATCGCCGGGGACGAAGGAAAACAACGCCGCGCCCACCTGGCAGCGCTGGTGGGGCAATGGAATGACGGCTTGCTGCTGCAGCGCTGGCAAGCCTTGCCGTCGGTGACCGCCATCCAGCCCGTCATCATCGGCGAAAATGCGGACATGCTGGCCGTCGCCGCCCAACTGTACCAGCAGGGACTGTGGGTCGGCGCCATCCGCCCGCCCACCGTGCCAGTCGGTACGGCACGCCTGCGCGTGACCCTGTCGGCCGGCCACACGGCGCAGGAAGTGGCGCAATTGATCAATGCAGTCAACACCCTGGAAAGGACTCGCCATGAGCCTTGA
- the bioD gene encoding dethiobiotin synthase, whose protein sequence is MSLDDPIVADVLADLAPAVQPAPAATGMPSRFACFVTGTDTEIGKTLTSSALLHALVARGVRACGMKPVAAGAEMRDGELHNEDADSLIAAGNVTMLRSLTTPYMLKEPAAPHIAAALEGVSIESVPILAAYLEIAAASDAVVVEGVGGFRVPLSPGFDSADLAQQLDLPVILVVGMRLGCISQALLTVEAIEARGLTVIGWVANTLEVEMRFLDENIDALIERIPAPLLGRVPRLAQPSAQAAAAYLDFTGLPNWPAQHPNT, encoded by the coding sequence ATGAGCCTTGATGACCCTATCGTGGCGGACGTGCTGGCGGATCTGGCGCCGGCCGTGCAGCCGGCGCCGGCGGCCACCGGCATGCCATCGCGCTTTGCCTGTTTCGTCACCGGCACCGACACGGAAATCGGCAAAACCTTGACCTCGTCGGCCCTGCTGCACGCGCTGGTCGCGCGCGGCGTGCGCGCCTGCGGCATGAAGCCCGTCGCCGCCGGCGCCGAAATGCGCGACGGCGAACTGCATAATGAAGACGCCGACAGCCTGATCGCCGCCGGCAACGTCACCATGCTGCGCAGCCTGACGACGCCTTACATGCTGAAGGAACCAGCTGCACCGCACATCGCCGCCGCGCTCGAAGGCGTGAGCATTGAATCCGTGCCGATCCTGGCCGCCTACCTGGAAATCGCCGCCGCCTCGGACGCTGTCGTGGTCGAAGGCGTGGGCGGTTTCCGCGTGCCGCTGTCGCCCGGCTTTGATTCGGCCGACCTGGCGCAGCAGCTCGATCTGCCCGTGATCCTCGTGGTCGGCATGCGCCTGGGCTGCATCAGCCAGGCCTTGCTGACGGTGGAAGCCATCGAAGCGCGCGGCTTGACGGTGATCGGCTGGGTCGCCAACACCCTGGAAGTGGAAATGCGCTTCCTCGATGAAAATATCGATGCGCTGATCGAGCGCATCCCGGCGCCGCTGCTGGGCAGGGTACCGCGCCTGGCGCAACCGAGCGCACAAGCGGCGGCCGCGTATCTCGATTTCACCGGCTTGCCCAACTGGCCGGCGCAGCACCCCAACACTTAA